A genomic region of Actinomycetes bacterium contains the following coding sequences:
- a CDS encoding sodium/solute symporter (Members of the Solute:Sodium Symporter (SSS), TC 2.A.21 as described in tcdb.org, catalyze solute:Na+ symport. Known solutes for members of the family include sugars, amino acids, nucleosides, inositols, vitamins, urea or anions, depending on the system.): protein MVVLAKLGDPDALAISFFGLFILGVLGISYWAARRTHTTEQFYAAGGNVTGFQNGVALAGDYMSAASFLGIAGLVALNGFDGLIYSIGFLVGWPIVLFLIAEPLRNLGKYTFADVVAFRLHQKPVRIASAVGTLSVVVFYLIAQMVGAGSLIKLMFGLDYALAVIIVGAVMIALLLLGGMIATTWVQIIKALLLLGGAFILVVLVLAKFGMNPVRLFAEAADANGQAVLAPGTKVVTGSWDAISLGLALMFGTAGLPHILMRFYTVPDTKAARSSVNWATFLIGLFYLFTFVLGFGAMALVGRDTITGVEKGGNMAAPLLAQEVGGTPFLGFIAAVAFATILAVVAGLTLAGAAALSHDLWVNVVRGGQAPESEQLRVARIATVVMGAMAIILGIALEGQNVAFMVGLAFAIAASANFPALLLAIFWRRFTTWGAVASIVVGAVSALVLIYISPTIQVAVFGNASAPFPLKNPALVSMPLAFACGFVVSLLTRDRHAEQRFIEVERQIHLGAVAPPTPEPTRPALPAER from the coding sequence ATGGTGGTGCTGGCCAAGCTGGGTGACCCGGACGCGCTCGCGATCTCGTTCTTCGGCCTGTTCATCCTGGGCGTTCTCGGGATCAGCTACTGGGCGGCCCGGCGCACGCACACGACCGAGCAGTTCTACGCCGCCGGCGGCAACGTCACCGGCTTCCAGAACGGGGTCGCCCTCGCCGGCGACTACATGAGCGCGGCCAGCTTCCTCGGCATCGCCGGGCTGGTGGCCCTGAACGGCTTCGACGGGCTGATCTATTCGATCGGCTTCCTGGTCGGCTGGCCGATCGTGCTGTTCCTGATCGCCGAGCCGCTGCGCAACCTCGGCAAGTACACCTTCGCCGACGTGGTCGCCTTCCGCCTGCACCAGAAGCCAGTCCGGATCGCGTCGGCGGTCGGCACGCTGTCGGTGGTCGTCTTCTACCTGATCGCCCAGATGGTCGGCGCCGGCTCGCTGATCAAGCTGATGTTCGGGCTCGACTACGCGCTGGCCGTCATCATCGTCGGCGCCGTGATGATCGCGCTGCTGCTCCTGGGCGGCATGATCGCGACCACCTGGGTGCAGATCATCAAGGCGCTGCTGCTGCTCGGCGGCGCCTTCATCCTCGTCGTGCTGGTACTGGCCAAGTTCGGCATGAACCCCGTCAGGCTGTTTGCCGAGGCGGCCGACGCGAACGGCCAGGCGGTGCTCGCCCCGGGCACGAAGGTGGTCACCGGATCGTGGGACGCGATCTCGCTCGGGCTGGCGCTCATGTTCGGCACCGCCGGGCTGCCCCACATCCTGATGCGCTTCTACACCGTCCCCGACACCAAGGCGGCACGGTCGTCGGTCAACTGGGCGACCTTCCTGATCGGGCTGTTCTACCTGTTCACTTTCGTGCTCGGCTTCGGCGCCATGGCGCTGGTCGGGCGGGACACCATCACCGGCGTCGAGAAGGGCGGCAACATGGCCGCGCCGCTGCTCGCGCAGGAAGTCGGCGGGACGCCCTTCCTCGGCTTCATCGCGGCCGTGGCGTTCGCCACGATCCTGGCCGTGGTGGCCGGGCTGACGCTGGCCGGGGCGGCCGCGCTCTCGCACGACCTGTGGGTCAACGTCGTGCGCGGTGGCCAGGCGCCCGAGTCGGAGCAGCTGCGCGTGGCCCGCATCGCGACCGTGGTGATGGGCGCCATGGCGATCATCCTCGGGATCGCCTTGGAGGGCCAGAACGTCGCCTTCATGGTCGGGCTCGCATTCGCCATCGCCGCCAGCGCGAACTTCCCGGCGCTGCTGCTGGCGATCTTCTGGCGTCGCTTCACCACCTGGGGCGCGGTCGCAAGCATCGTGGTCGGCGCCGTGTCGGCCCTGGTGCTGATCTACATCTCGCCGACCATCCAGGTCGCCGTATTCGGCAACGCCAGCGCACCCTTCCCGCTCAAGAACCCGGCGCTCGTGTCGATGCCGCTGGCGTTCGCGTGCGGCTTCGTGGTCTCGCTGCTGACCCGCGACCGTCACGCGGAGCAGCGATTCATCGAGGTCGAGCGGCAGATCCACCTGGGCGCGGTCGCGCCGCCCACCCCCGAGCCGACCCGCCCGGCTCTACCGGCGGAGCGGTGA
- a CDS encoding DUF485 domain-containing protein: MADEAAERRAAATHEEDLDALAARRFRVGVVLTLIMLVVYFGFILLIAFNKPLLGRRLTDGLSLGMLLGVLVILATWVLTWFYVGWANRVYEPEIRRLRG, encoded by the coding sequence ATGGCTGACGAGGCTGCCGAGAGACGGGCTGCCGCCACGCACGAGGAGGATCTGGACGCCCTGGCCGCCCGCCGCTTCCGGGTCGGCGTCGTGCTGACCCTGATCATGCTGGTCGTCTACTTCGGCTTCATCCTGCTCATCGCGTTCAACAAGCCGCTGCTCGGGCGGCGCCTCACCGACGGCCTGAGCCTCGGGATGCTGCTCGGCGTGCTCGTGATCCTCGCGACCTGGGTACTGACCTGGTTCTACGTCGGCTGGGCGAACCGGGTCTACGAGCCCGAGATCCGGCGCCTCAGGGGGTGA